Proteins from a genomic interval of Phenylobacterium sp. LH3H17:
- a CDS encoding DUF262 domain-containing protein — protein sequence MRRSERSSYTPIDFVQWHEAGTLVISPKFQRRGVWNRAARSYLIDTLLLGLPVPPIYIRVTQDVKRRSVIREIVDGQQRVSAILDYMNDKFTLGKNIESPCAGKRFKNLTEQEQDRISQYSFVCEVFYGVEDDDILRVFSRLNTYSVRLNDQELRNGQYFGDFKQSVYKLALEHLAFWRNNKLFSETGIARMNEVELTSELVILMIDGIQDKKKSINKYYAKFEEAFEDREVLEGRFRFVIDSINDAMKGEGLSGTEFRRVPLFYSLFGAVYDKAFGMPRDRITQNPRGRISADEIEQLGDAIHTLSDALASAKEPEGADGVAPAFEDFVLACLRQTDNLKPRRTRLETIYKVAFG from the coding sequence ATGAGACGATCAGAACGCAGCAGCTATACGCCGATTGACTTTGTTCAGTGGCATGAGGCCGGAACGCTAGTCATATCGCCGAAATTTCAACGTCGTGGCGTATGGAACCGCGCTGCTCGTTCGTACTTGATCGACACCCTACTACTCGGCCTACCCGTGCCTCCGATCTACATTCGAGTTACCCAAGACGTGAAGCGCCGATCTGTCATACGAGAGATCGTGGACGGACAACAACGCGTTAGTGCCATTCTGGACTACATGAACGACAAGTTCACTCTAGGAAAGAACATTGAGTCTCCGTGTGCCGGAAAGCGGTTTAAAAACCTAACCGAGCAAGAGCAGGATAGGATTTCTCAGTATTCATTCGTATGCGAGGTGTTTTACGGCGTCGAAGACGATGATATACTTCGGGTTTTTTCTAGGTTGAATACTTATTCTGTTCGATTGAACGATCAAGAACTTAGAAACGGCCAGTATTTCGGGGATTTCAAGCAGTCGGTTTATAAACTCGCCCTCGAACATCTCGCGTTTTGGCGGAACAACAAGCTTTTCAGCGAAACCGGCATCGCACGGATGAACGAGGTCGAACTGACGAGCGAACTTGTGATCTTAATGATCGACGGAATTCAGGACAAAAAGAAAAGTATCAATAAGTACTATGCGAAGTTCGAGGAAGCCTTCGAAGACCGCGAAGTGCTGGAAGGTCGTTTTAGATTTGTAATTGATAGCATTAATGATGCAATGAAGGGAGAAGGACTCAGCGGTACGGAATTTAGACGTGTTCCACTTTTCTATTCCCTATTCGGTGCTGTTTACGACAAAGCCTTTGGGATGCCCAGGGATAGAATTACTCAAAATCCCCGTGGCCGGATTTCTGCTGACGAGATAGAGCAGCTAGGGGATGCAATTCATACGCTGTCGGACGCCCTAGCTTCCGCGAAGGAACCCGAAGGCGCGGATGGAGTGGCTCCAGCGTTCGAAGATTTTGTCCTCGCCTGCCTGCGCCAAACGGACAACCTCAAGCCCCGGCGCACGCGCCTTGAGACAATCTACAAGGTCGCGTTCGGGTGA
- a CDS encoding recombinase family protein: MKRYVAYYRVSTKRQGESGLGLEAQHEAVRRFIGEADLVAQHQEIESGGRADRPALEAALRDCRVHRATLVIAKLDRLARSVAFISKLQEEGVDFVAVDLPHANTFTVQIMAATAEFERKLISERTRAALGAAKVRGVRLGGRREGHRIEDYSHLGREQSAKVRSALAGALAEDRSEIIQAIRCEGATSLRGIARALNMRGVPAPRGGHWCAGQVKRVIQRAGAGTT, encoded by the coding sequence ATGAAGCGTTACGTCGCTTACTATCGAGTCTCGACCAAGCGTCAGGGCGAGAGTGGTCTTGGGCTTGAAGCTCAACATGAGGCGGTAAGGCGCTTTATTGGCGAAGCTGATTTGGTCGCCCAGCATCAAGAGATTGAGAGCGGTGGCCGTGCCGATAGGCCAGCTCTCGAAGCCGCGCTGCGGGATTGCCGGGTCCACCGAGCTACGCTGGTGATCGCCAAGTTGGATCGCCTCGCTCGATCCGTGGCTTTCATCTCAAAGCTTCAGGAAGAGGGTGTCGATTTCGTCGCCGTCGATCTGCCACACGCCAACACGTTCACAGTGCAGATCATGGCAGCGACCGCGGAATTCGAACGCAAGCTCATATCGGAGCGGACACGCGCCGCGCTCGGTGCCGCGAAGGTGCGAGGGGTCCGCCTTGGCGGTCGTCGTGAAGGACACCGGATCGAGGACTATTCCCACCTTGGCCGGGAGCAGTCTGCGAAGGTGCGATCCGCGCTGGCCGGTGCGCTTGCCGAAGATCGTTCGGAGATCATCCAGGCGATCCGATGCGAGGGAGCAACCAGTCTTCGGGGGATAGCCCGCGCCCTCAACATGAGAGGTGTTCCCGCGCCGCGTGGGGGTCACTGGTGCGCCGGGCAGGTGAAGCGAGTCATCCAGCGGGCTGGCGCGGGAACGACCTAA
- a CDS encoding site-specific integrase — protein MKQIAFEVWSKGVEGIKREHRVNRTPDAQMAVADEDEWATQTAAGLADPTRALRTRWLLRRDIEEVLQISAEAECRKRGLPVGGHEQGQIADALFEAEVGKLQARSELAHGLALPTVDHRLVPSQQMPKGRGASWTFSEWAERALSAQPSGASWQHKVRKVADDFEAFLPRKKAIYEIEKGDIQDFVDFLIQCPNRSMQRFPGLSLRDAVRANNSRQGELKPFRTVSPNTIRDTQFAVLRWVLAFAHARDAVAFNPATGVKVPGARKKGGRKSAFQIEELNALFAHPTFVGCRSPIRPNTPGDYLFADHRVWAPLLMLFTGARPSELAQLKVSDVKLGHRYPHINILTEYDPDDPDDHEYTAFKTENARRQVPIHPELDALGFASYVAKQPKAGRLFPEWKSSPDARKLYSSAGWIRRINDTYIPAITNRKPKPTLYSLRHTFKTQMARDGVPAQNQNQILGHAQVGMDPNYLDDLGIESHYEHVRRVNYRGLDLSSLRSKYSKS, from the coding sequence TTGAAGCAGATCGCCTTCGAGGTGTGGAGCAAAGGCGTTGAAGGGATTAAGCGGGAACACAGGGTGAACCGCACGCCCGATGCCCAGATGGCGGTCGCAGACGAGGACGAATGGGCAACCCAGACCGCTGCGGGGCTTGCCGATCCAACGCGAGCACTCCGGACCAGATGGCTATTGAGACGAGACATCGAGGAAGTGCTTCAGATCAGCGCCGAGGCTGAGTGCCGGAAGAGGGGGCTTCCGGTAGGTGGGCATGAACAGGGCCAGATCGCCGATGCGTTGTTCGAAGCGGAGGTCGGCAAACTGCAAGCACGGTCCGAACTAGCCCATGGGTTGGCGCTTCCAACGGTCGATCACCGCCTGGTTCCGAGCCAACAGATGCCGAAGGGGCGTGGAGCTAGCTGGACGTTCTCCGAATGGGCAGAGAGGGCTCTTTCTGCGCAGCCAAGCGGCGCATCTTGGCAGCACAAAGTCAGAAAAGTTGCGGACGATTTCGAAGCATTCCTCCCGCGGAAGAAAGCGATCTACGAAATCGAAAAAGGCGACATTCAGGACTTCGTCGATTTCCTAATTCAATGCCCTAATCGGTCAATGCAACGCTTCCCCGGTTTGAGCCTGCGTGACGCTGTTCGAGCAAACAACTCTCGCCAAGGCGAGCTGAAGCCATTCAGGACAGTGAGTCCCAACACTATTCGGGACACACAGTTCGCGGTCCTCCGGTGGGTGCTGGCTTTCGCGCATGCACGTGACGCCGTTGCCTTTAACCCAGCCACCGGGGTGAAGGTGCCGGGTGCGAGAAAGAAGGGCGGTCGGAAGTCGGCTTTCCAGATCGAGGAGCTAAACGCCCTATTCGCCCACCCAACCTTCGTCGGTTGCAGGTCACCAATCCGCCCCAACACCCCAGGCGACTACTTGTTTGCGGACCATCGAGTTTGGGCTCCGCTGCTGATGCTCTTCACCGGAGCGCGCCCCAGCGAGTTGGCCCAATTGAAAGTTAGCGATGTGAAACTGGGACATCGCTATCCGCATATTAACATTCTGACAGAGTACGATCCCGACGATCCAGACGATCACGAGTACACGGCGTTCAAAACCGAGAACGCCCGAAGGCAAGTTCCTATCCACCCCGAACTAGATGCGCTTGGGTTTGCGTCCTACGTCGCAAAGCAGCCGAAGGCGGGACGCCTCTTTCCGGAGTGGAAGAGTTCACCTGACGCGAGAAAGCTGTACTCGTCTGCTGGGTGGATCAGGCGCATCAACGACACCTACATCCCAGCGATCACGAATAGGAAGCCCAAGCCGACACTCTATTCGCTTCGCCATACGTTCAAGACCCAGATGGCTCGCGATGGCGTTCCTGCGCAAAACCAGAACCAGATATTGGGCCATGCTCAAGTCGGTATGGACCCAAACTACCTGGATGACCTTGGCATCGAGAGCCACTACGAACATGTCCGCCGCGTGAACTATCGCGGACTTGATCTCAGCTCGTTGCGCTCGAAATACTCGAAGTCTTAG
- a CDS encoding tetratricopeptide repeat protein, which produces MTEDSTRERSRRTLESARSHFQGDPSLANTVWYGRVLGFRYRIDEAITVFTEGLERFPDSFELLRQRGHRFLSTRRFAEGQADLARAADLIEGMSEWIEPDGIGNELPVPATSIQFNTWYHLALAHYLLREWDAAEAAYRRCLEWVRPEDYDGLTACNDWLYMTLRRKGDDAAADQVLGAIPDDLPDGAFVEGPSYYRRLRMYRGELRPEDLLNPDKGSQVIHDLETIYATQGYGVGNWYLYNGEMDRAREVFEQILQGRSRFAFGYIAAERDLWEMAGGDPGRVTIPA; this is translated from the coding sequence ATGACCGAAGACAGTACGCGTGAACGCTCCCGCCGCACCCTGGAGAGCGCCCGCTCCCATTTCCAAGGCGACCCTTCCCTGGCCAACACCGTGTGGTACGGCCGCGTGCTGGGGTTCCGGTATCGGATAGACGAAGCCATCACGGTGTTCACCGAAGGGCTGGAGCGTTTTCCAGACTCCTTCGAACTCCTGCGTCAGCGCGGCCACCGTTTTCTATCGACCCGGCGGTTCGCCGAGGGACAGGCCGACCTTGCGCGCGCCGCGGACCTGATCGAGGGCATGTCGGAGTGGATCGAGCCGGACGGGATCGGCAACGAGCTTCCGGTGCCGGCGACCAGCATTCAGTTCAACACCTGGTATCACCTCGCCTTGGCGCACTATCTCCTGAGGGAGTGGGATGCGGCGGAGGCCGCCTACCGGCGGTGCCTGGAGTGGGTGCGCCCGGAGGACTATGACGGGCTAACCGCCTGCAACGACTGGCTTTACATGACCTTGCGCCGCAAGGGCGACGATGCCGCGGCGGATCAGGTTCTGGGGGCGATACCCGACGACTTGCCGGACGGGGCGTTCGTCGAGGGACCCTCCTATTATCGTCGTTTGCGGATGTACCGCGGGGAGCTTCGGCCCGAGGACCTGCTGAATCCCGACAAGGGCTCCCAGGTGATCCACGACCTGGAGACCATCTACGCCACCCAGGGATATGGGGTCGGCAACTGGTATCTGTACAATGGGGAGATGGACCGCGCCCGTGAGGTGTTCGAGCAGATCCTCCAGGGCCGCAGCCGCTTCGCCTTCGGCTATATCGCCGCCGAGCGCGACCTGTGGGAAATGGCTGGCGGCGACCCGGGCAGGGTGACGATCCCCGCGTGA
- a CDS encoding NF038122 family metalloprotease: MRKLMLSAAMALVVGGISTPATSATIVLNNLGGVDSGSQALFGFTAAAGFWSKRLTNDVTINLDVRFQSLGPGVLGQAGSRSFVVDTETIQNQLAAVGSTSLDAIAVANLPTLTPGDYGVGALSVITPGDLGGGLGSNALTRVLDADGSANNSFLDANSANLKALGFTGFGNVADGSISFSSDFNFDFDPSNGIADNAIDFISVAVHEIGHVLGFVSGVDIYDVLGFPDGPLLTDPALGMLPLDDFAIASVLDLYRYSGGNSGVALDWSVGGSPFFSIDGKTIYGGGYFSTGAYNGDGRQASHWKDNLVGMPQLGALDPTVAYGQAGRVTSLDLAAFDAIGWNIDYDVLNSTRSYTTRDIYYAAIPEPTTWALTITGFFLIGGAMRRTRRNPAFARA; this comes from the coding sequence ATGAGGAAGCTTATGTTGTCCGCGGCCATGGCTCTGGTCGTCGGCGGGATTTCGACGCCGGCGACCTCGGCGACGATCGTGTTGAACAATCTGGGCGGCGTGGATTCTGGCAGTCAGGCGTTGTTCGGTTTCACCGCCGCGGCCGGGTTCTGGTCCAAGCGCCTCACCAACGACGTCACCATCAACCTGGATGTGCGCTTCCAGTCCCTGGGCCCGGGCGTCCTGGGTCAGGCCGGCAGCCGGTCCTTCGTGGTCGACACGGAGACCATCCAGAACCAGCTTGCCGCGGTCGGGTCGACGTCGCTGGACGCCATCGCGGTCGCCAACCTGCCGACCCTGACCCCAGGCGATTACGGGGTGGGCGCGTTGAGCGTGATCACGCCGGGCGATCTCGGCGGCGGTCTGGGCTCCAATGCCCTCACCCGCGTGCTGGACGCCGACGGCAGCGCCAACAACTCGTTCCTCGACGCCAACAGCGCCAACCTGAAGGCCCTTGGTTTCACCGGGTTCGGCAACGTCGCCGACGGCTCCATTTCGTTCAGCAGCGACTTCAATTTCGACTTCGACCCGTCGAACGGGATCGCCGACAACGCCATCGACTTCATCAGCGTGGCGGTACACGAGATCGGCCACGTCCTGGGCTTCGTGAGCGGCGTCGACATCTATGATGTCCTTGGCTTCCCGGACGGCCCGCTGCTGACCGACCCGGCGCTGGGCATGCTGCCGCTGGACGACTTCGCCATCGCCTCGGTGCTGGACCTCTACCGCTACAGCGGCGGCAATAGCGGCGTCGCGCTCGACTGGTCGGTGGGCGGCTCGCCGTTCTTCTCCATCGACGGGAAGACCATCTATGGCGGGGGCTACTTTTCGACGGGCGCGTACAACGGCGACGGCCGCCAGGCTTCGCACTGGAAGGACAATCTGGTCGGTATGCCGCAGCTGGGCGCCCTGGACCCCACGGTGGCCTATGGCCAGGCGGGAAGGGTGACGTCGCTGGACCTGGCGGCCTTCGACGCCATCGGCTGGAACATCGACTATGATGTGCTGAACTCGACCAGGTCCTACACCACCCGCGACATCTATTATGCGGCCATTCCGGAACCCACCACATGGGCGCTGACGATCACCGGCTTCTTCCTGATCGGCGGCGCCATGCGCCGGACCCGGCGCAATCCGGCGTTCGCGCGGGCCTGA
- a CDS encoding GNAT family N-acetyltransferase, with protein MVDFQIVRWRELTPADRQAWTTFRAAQRFLSSPYFDLGWFDAVDRARGDLLVSRGTARGRAVAFLPFHPGVFGVARPAGGTFCDWHGFVAEPGLTLDVGAALARGPAGYRFEGAPAADPGLAAHADDRDVSHMVDIADGFEAYARPQGRAAPKALSNHRGAMRKLEADGRRVEFVIDDRSPETLATLMALKSAQYRRSRHPDALSWAWSRRLIAALPEATPESFGAVLSSMRVDGELAAAHLGLRSGGALHYWLTTYEPKFATYAPGNVLALEVVRGKAADGVHEVDLGPGDYPWKRQLGNGGTELVRGLAYATSPIGRATEAMAQAGRRWAALPVGPAASLPRRVVGRVERTAAQWAAAPV; from the coding sequence ATGGTCGATTTCCAGATCGTCCGCTGGCGGGAGCTGACGCCGGCCGACCGCCAGGCCTGGACGACCTTTCGCGCCGCGCAGCGCTTCCTCTCTAGCCCCTATTTCGACCTCGGTTGGTTCGACGCGGTGGACCGCGCGCGCGGTGACCTCTTGGTCTCGCGTGGGACCGCTCGCGGGCGCGCCGTGGCGTTCCTGCCCTTCCATCCCGGGGTGTTCGGCGTCGCCCGCCCGGCCGGTGGGACATTCTGCGATTGGCATGGCTTCGTGGCCGAGCCCGGCCTGACGCTGGACGTCGGGGCAGCCCTGGCGCGTGGGCCCGCGGGCTATCGGTTCGAGGGCGCGCCTGCGGCCGATCCAGGCCTCGCCGCCCATGCCGACGACCGCGATGTCTCACACATGGTCGATATCGCCGACGGCTTCGAAGCCTATGCCCGGCCTCAGGGTCGCGCCGCGCCAAAAGCGCTCTCGAACCACCGCGGCGCGATGCGCAAGCTTGAGGCCGACGGCCGCCGGGTCGAGTTCGTCATCGACGACCGTTCGCCGGAAACCCTGGCGACCCTGATGGCGCTGAAGTCGGCGCAGTATCGCCGTTCCCGCCATCCCGACGCCCTGTCGTGGGCGTGGAGCCGTCGCCTGATCGCGGCCCTGCCGGAGGCAACGCCGGAGTCCTTCGGCGCCGTGCTGTCGTCCATGAGGGTCGATGGCGAACTGGCGGCGGCCCATCTGGGTCTGCGAAGCGGTGGCGCGCTGCATTACTGGTTGACCACCTACGAGCCCAAATTCGCCACCTACGCGCCAGGCAATGTCCTCGCCTTGGAGGTGGTGCGCGGCAAGGCGGCCGATGGGGTCCACGAGGTCGATCTCGGACCGGGCGACTATCCATGGAAGCGGCAACTGGGCAATGGCGGGACGGAGCTGGTCCGGGGCCTGGCCTATGCGACATCCCCCATCGGCCGCGCCACCGAGGCCATGGCTCAAGCCGGCCGGCGCTGGGCCGCCCTGCCGGTGGGTCCGGCGGCCAGCCTGCCGCGGCGCGTGGTGGGTCGGGTCGAGCGCACCGCCGCCCAGTGGGCGGCGGCTCCGGTCTAG
- a CDS encoding acyltransferase, translated as MSWFGIETRKSVPPIERGGWLDVMRIVVAILMILHHFELAGPSPTSSFIPFFERGYLLTDFFLIDSGYVLARVYGERVLAGGMSLGDFFKKRFLRVVPAHLIMSLTLIALVLVSGALGVMPRNPQWFDWKELPAQFFLVQSYGVPGGRGWNAPSWSLSALLGCYLMFPLLLRGMSRFNPFVMLGLGIAVFTACNLATWAILNYPVYQMPLKFGIFRALPLFILGMALARFAQQVYLPERLAKGLGLVALAGFIGVQTFGEFSLISLSLICAMIMASGAIPVRRKSWLVEKAAVISFSVFITNEVVRIAWFGVVNQLIARFGLSEPVQWTLWGMGVALALAFATAFHYAIDNPIQVAVNRPKTQTGRVRTVVNQSVPYPS; from the coding sequence ATGTCGTGGTTTGGGATTGAGACGCGGAAGAGCGTCCCGCCGATCGAGCGGGGCGGCTGGCTCGACGTCATGCGCATCGTCGTCGCGATCCTGATGATCCTTCACCACTTCGAGCTGGCGGGTCCCTCCCCGACGTCCAGCTTCATTCCGTTCTTCGAGCGGGGCTACCTGCTCACCGACTTCTTCCTGATCGACTCCGGCTACGTCCTGGCCCGGGTCTATGGCGAGCGCGTTCTGGCCGGCGGCATGTCCCTGGGCGACTTCTTCAAGAAGCGCTTCCTTCGCGTCGTCCCGGCACACCTCATCATGTCCCTGACCCTGATCGCCCTGGTGCTGGTAAGCGGCGCGCTGGGCGTCATGCCGCGCAACCCGCAATGGTTCGACTGGAAGGAGCTTCCCGCCCAGTTCTTCCTCGTCCAGTCCTACGGCGTCCCCGGCGGACGCGGCTGGAACGCGCCTAGCTGGTCGCTCTCGGCCCTGCTCGGCTGCTACCTGATGTTCCCGCTGCTGCTGCGCGGCATGTCCCGGTTCAACCCGTTCGTCATGCTCGGCCTGGGGATCGCCGTCTTCACGGCCTGCAACCTGGCGACCTGGGCGATCCTCAACTATCCCGTCTACCAGATGCCCCTGAAGTTCGGCATCTTCCGGGCCCTGCCCCTGTTCATCCTGGGCATGGCGCTCGCCCGTTTCGCCCAGCAGGTCTACCTGCCCGAGCGCCTCGCCAAGGGCCTGGGCCTGGTCGCCCTGGCCGGCTTCATCGGCGTGCAGACCTTCGGCGAGTTCAGCCTGATCTCGCTCAGCCTGATCTGCGCCATGATCATGGCCTCGGGCGCCATCCCGGTGCGTCGCAAGTCCTGGCTGGTGGAGAAGGCCGCAGTGATCTCCTTCTCGGTCTTCATCACCAACGAGGTTGTCCGCATCGCCTGGTTCGGGGTGGTCAACCAGCTCATCGCCCGGTTCGGCCTGAGCGAACCCGTCCAATGGACCCTGTGGGGCATGGGCGTGGCTCTCGCCCTCGCCTTCGCCACCGCCTTCCACTACGCGATCGACAATCCGATCCAGGTAGCGGTGAACCGTCCGAAGACGCAGACCGGCCGGGTGCGCACGGTAGTCAACCAGTCCGTGCCCTACCCCAGCTAG
- a CDS encoding O-antigen ligase has product MISPDQLAEPYERLTVVRLIEASLTVLVVALMSSALIGPLFDPLQTGGDEVPILRVMWLPVYALIAALAAFRLPQLFRFWGPALAFLVLVGWAGASVMWSIEPDVTLRRAIALAATTLMGLYLASSLGGRRFAELVALTMLLLALGSYFVCLAVPKMGVSQDINAGTWRGLWYEKNEMGAMMVYASLAAVAAFLTNPRRRLLWGGALVLFIGLIIMTRSATSFLSLLIVLGGATVFAFMRLGRAASVVAIWLGVTGMSALAGLYLFAPTLFYAALGKDATFTGRTDIWNAVLRAHEAEPVLGYGYAAFWGRQSDIANWIRDALQWRVPSAHNGWLDLLIQLGLVGVGIFAAIFAISLLTAVVRHQRLGDGYWATLFLAVYSLQTMSESIILVHNNLSWVFAVAAMARILGPKPATAGAAAHRPAVTARPMTWTPAHA; this is encoded by the coding sequence GTGATCAGCCCCGACCAGCTCGCCGAACCCTATGAGCGGCTGACGGTCGTTCGCCTGATCGAGGCGAGCCTGACCGTCCTGGTGGTGGCGCTGATGTCCAGCGCCCTCATCGGCCCGCTGTTCGATCCGCTGCAGACCGGGGGCGACGAGGTTCCGATCCTTCGGGTCATGTGGTTGCCGGTCTATGCCCTGATCGCCGCCCTGGCCGCATTCCGGCTGCCCCAGCTCTTCAGGTTCTGGGGTCCGGCGCTGGCCTTCCTGGTCCTGGTGGGCTGGGCCGGCGCCTCGGTCATGTGGTCCATCGAGCCGGACGTCACCCTGCGCCGGGCCATCGCGCTCGCCGCCACCACCCTGATGGGGCTCTATCTAGCCTCCAGCCTGGGCGGGCGGCGCTTCGCCGAACTGGTGGCGCTCACCATGCTGCTGCTGGCCCTGGGCAGCTATTTCGTCTGCCTGGCCGTGCCGAAGATGGGGGTCAGCCAGGACATCAACGCCGGCACCTGGCGTGGGCTCTGGTACGAGAAGAACGAGATGGGGGCGATGATGGTCTACGCCTCGCTCGCCGCCGTCGCGGCCTTCCTGACCAATCCGCGCCGGCGGCTGCTGTGGGGCGGCGCCCTGGTGCTGTTCATCGGCCTGATCATCATGACCCGGTCGGCGACCTCGTTCCTCAGCCTGCTGATCGTGCTGGGCGGGGCCACGGTTTTCGCCTTCATGCGCCTGGGGCGAGCGGCTTCAGTGGTGGCGATCTGGCTGGGGGTGACCGGGATGTCGGCCCTGGCCGGCCTCTACCTGTTCGCGCCGACCCTCTTTTATGCAGCGCTTGGCAAGGATGCGACCTTCACCGGCCGCACCGACATCTGGAATGCGGTGCTACGCGCCCACGAGGCCGAGCCGGTGCTGGGCTACGGATATGCAGCCTTCTGGGGTCGGCAGTCCGACATCGCCAACTGGATCCGCGATGCTCTGCAATGGCGGGTGCCCAGCGCCCACAACGGCTGGCTGGACCTGCTGATCCAGCTCGGCCTGGTTGGCGTCGGCATCTTCGCGGCGATCTTCGCCATCAGCCTGCTGACCGCCGTGGTGCGCCACCAGAGGCTGGGCGACGGCTATTGGGCGACCCTGTTCCTGGCGGTCTACAGCCTACAGACCATGTCGGAGAGCATCATCCTGGTGCACAACAACCTCTCCTGGGTGTTCGCCGTCGCCGCCATGGCCCGGATTCTGGGCCCGAAGCCGGCAACCGCCGGGGCCGCCGCGCACAGGCCGGCCGTGACCGCGCGGCCCATGACCTGGACCCCCGCCCACGCCTGA
- a CDS encoding polysaccharide deacetylase family protein: MGIYRKVNNVLTRRLPVNTVRSRAPRAIASITYDDFPKSAWTVAGPIMAKFGVRATYYVAGRFCGITEDGIEYFDLADLKAVAAAGHEIGCHSYSHGFASKSDNGTLLHEIERNAAFLRKHLGDLVIESYAYPYGDVSPRTKSLLGGAFKSARGISRRVNEGMIDLAMVHSIVLEHRRWRPDEIEASIARAKATGGWITFFTHDVGDAPLDFGVLPERLEWVLQRIADHGIEVLPVNEAVDLIVNGEPQAAAA, from the coding sequence ATGGGCATCTACCGCAAGGTCAACAACGTCCTGACCCGCCGTCTGCCGGTCAACACCGTGCGCTCGCGCGCGCCGAGGGCCATCGCCAGCATCACCTATGACGACTTCCCCAAGAGCGCCTGGACCGTGGCCGGTCCGATCATGGCGAAGTTCGGGGTGCGGGCGACCTACTATGTCGCCGGTCGGTTCTGCGGGATCACCGAGGACGGCATCGAGTACTTCGATCTGGCCGACCTCAAGGCCGTGGCCGCCGCCGGACACGAGATCGGCTGCCACAGCTATTCCCACGGCTTCGCCTCGAAGTCCGACAATGGGACGCTCCTGCACGAGATCGAGCGCAACGCCGCCTTCCTGCGGAAGCACCTCGGCGATCTCGTCATCGAGAGCTACGCCTACCCCTACGGAGACGTCTCGCCGCGCACCAAATCCCTGCTGGGCGGGGCCTTCAAGAGCGCCCGGGGCATTTCGCGGCGGGTCAATGAGGGGATGATCGACCTCGCCATGGTGCATTCCATCGTCCTGGAGCATCGACGCTGGCGGCCGGACGAGATCGAGGCCTCCATCGCCCGCGCCAAGGCCACCGGCGGCTGGATCACCTTCTTCACCCACGATGTCGGCGACGCTCCGCTCGATTTCGGCGTCCTGCCCGAACGCCTGGAGTGGGTGCTCCAGCGCATCGCCGACCACGGCATCGAGGTCCTGCCGGTCAATGAGGCCGTCGACCTGATCGTCAATGGCGAGCCGCAAGCAGCGGCGGCGTGA
- the fghA gene encoding S-formylglutathione hydrolase: MSLEILQQHRVHGGTLSYRRHASAATGTPMRFSVFLPPVEGPVPWVIWLSGLTCTEDNFTTKAGAYGAAARLGLAVVAPDTSPRGEGVADDPAYDLGQGAGFYVDATQAPWAAHFRMETYVTRDLIDVVTESCAVVPARLGVFGHSMGGHGALTLALRHPDLFKSVSAFAPICSPSRCDWGRKAFNAYLGDDEAAWREHDAAQLLAARAARGRFDDILVDQGLADSFLEAQLKPELLEAAAAEAGQKLTLRRQEGYDHSYFFMTSFIEDHLAWHAARL; encoded by the coding sequence ATGAGCCTGGAAATCCTGCAACAACACCGCGTCCACGGCGGGACGCTCAGCTATCGCCGCCACGCCAGCGCCGCCACCGGCACGCCCATGCGGTTCAGCGTCTTCCTGCCCCCGGTCGAGGGGCCGGTCCCCTGGGTGATCTGGCTGTCGGGCCTGACCTGCACCGAGGACAACTTCACGACCAAGGCCGGGGCCTATGGAGCCGCGGCGCGGCTGGGGCTCGCCGTGGTGGCCCCCGACACCAGCCCGCGCGGCGAGGGCGTGGCCGACGATCCCGCCTACGACCTGGGCCAGGGCGCGGGCTTCTATGTCGACGCCACGCAGGCGCCCTGGGCGGCGCACTTCCGCATGGAAACCTACGTCACCCGCGACCTGATCGACGTCGTGACCGAGAGCTGCGCGGTCGTCCCGGCGCGGCTGGGGGTTTTCGGCCATTCCATGGGCGGGCACGGCGCGCTCACCCTGGCCCTGCGCCATCCGGACCTGTTCAAGTCGGTCTCGGCCTTCGCCCCGATCTGTTCGCCGAGCCGCTGCGACTGGGGCCGCAAGGCCTTCAACGCCTATCTGGGCGATGATGAAGCAGCCTGGCGCGAGCACGACGCGGCCCAGCTGCTGGCGGCCCGCGCCGCGCGCGGCCGGTTCGACGACATCCTGGTCGACCAGGGCCTGGCCGACAGCTTCCTGGAGGCCCAGCTCAAGCCCGAACTGCTGGAGGCCGCGGCGGCCGAGGCCGGCCAGAAGCTGACCCTGAGGCGGCAGGAGGGTTACGACCACTCCTATTTCTTCATGACCAGCTTCATCGAAGACCACCTGGCGTGGCACGCGGCGCGGCTCTAG